From the genome of Setaria viridis chromosome 1, Setaria_viridis_v4.0, whole genome shotgun sequence:
GGAATGTCCGTCGCAGGCCGCAGGTGGGCGCTGCGTCTCCGCCCTCACGGCGGCAACTACGACCGGCGGTTGGTCTCGCTTCTGCTCTGCATTTTCTGCAGAATGATACCGGGCCGAACTGCGCTCGTCTCTGTATGCCGACCGCCTCCACCTCTGCCGGCAATGGCATGTCTCCGCGGCGGCCGCTACCATTTCCTTGTTCAGTTCGCCGGAAGTAGTGGATAGGGGCGGGTTCTCTGAGGTTCACAGGCCAGAGGCAACAGAGCCGTGCAAGCACATCAGAACCCGTAGCGTATACTcggttctgaacttctgatgaTACTACTCCATGGAAAATAAGAAGCAGACTGCAGTGTCTGAATTATGGAACAGAGATGGTTATCTCCAGCCCTTCAGCAGGAAAAACTGCACAATAATTTGGTAAGAAATATGGTTCCATCTAGCAATCTGAAGTAGACTGCAGATGAAACAAATTAACCAAAATGACTGACACTGACTATGAAAGAGAAGGCAGCAGCATCGATGCAACCATATACGACCACGTAGGTCTGAAGCACGAGACGATGAAAAAGGCTGTGAAACTCTTTTTTTCCATTATCTTTAAAAATTTATGAAGCACGAGACGTGCAAAAAGGCCaaaactcttttttttctctactTATCTTTTAAAAAAGGCTTGAACCACGAAGCATATGCTCTGCACTTCTAGATGTTGTTTTCACTTGATTCGGCATTCAGCAACAATAAGCCATTTGCTGTTGAGGATGTTTTGCAGAGACTGCACTAAGCAGCAAACTAGCAATAACTATGCAATTTTTGTAGACAGCAATAAATTGCCCAAGATTCTATGTCCCTCTGGAAAATTACTTGGGGTGATTGCAGATCATGTTGAATGAGGGTTGGTcagatggaagaaaaaaaagagggcTGGTCAGATGGGACGTGTTTCAGATCATGTATATGTGGGTATGGCTATATATTGCACCAAAACTAACTGATTCTCCTTCAAATGGAAGAAACAAGCTGGAAAGTTTCTAAAAGAAATGGACAAAAACATACACCTTGTCTAGAGAGAAGTGGCAGATGAGAAACAAAATCTGCAAACATGAACTTTGTGGAGTACATTTTAGGATCGGGAGGCATCCGGAAAACCAGTAAAACCTCCACCGGAAGCATAGTTCGATGTGTCTCATGGACAGTGTCCAACTTCAGCAATCGGGCAGCTTTGCATTCTCCTGTAGCCTTGAAGCATAGGCCCCAAAACAACCACCACAACCCATTCTCGAACATGTTCCATTCCCCTTCCCGCAACATAAGGTGAAGAGGGTTAAGCAGTGACAACTGCAAATCTGTTTGGCCAAGCGGGATGGAAGTTGTGTTAAGGTTGCTGCGGCTGAAGAATGAAAGTTCGAGCAAAAGTGGTTTCAGCTAGAGCATTGGTGTGCTTTCATACAAACTGGCGAGGTAGAATTTTGCCGGAAAACAAATCTTACAGTTATCGCTTTGCTCTCATGTTTGATGTCTTTTAATAAAATCATATTTCTTATTACTGCGtgattgttttctttttcgAGAATACGTAGGAGAACTGCATATCtttttattaagaagaaaaatgaacatagttcTTACAACGCGGGTCTTCCCGGACGCACGCACGCGGTTATTTTACATGTTGTGAAATTACATTGCGAAACCAAAACAACTTAGAAAAGAGCACAGGCACCATCAGGGAGCTAAAGTGCTAAGTGTTGAAGCTCGTTCAGCTGCAGCCGGCCATCCTAAAACTGACATCATAGTAGCACCGGTTTCTATCCAGAGCTGTGCTTGCTGGGTGATGGCCATGGTGATCTGAGCAGTTGACTGCGCTGTCAATCGTCCAAAGACTCTGTCATTCCGTTCTCGCCAAATGGTCCAAGAGATCAACATGAAAGAGGAGTCGAGGCCCTTTCGTTTGTGCCTGTTAAAACCCAGACGCATCTGCATCCACTAGTCGACCAGCGACCCTATTGGAATAGGAGTTTGGATGTTGAGTAGTCTGCTGATTGCATACCAAACCTCCTTGGTGTAGCAACAATCCATGAAGAGGTGATCGGTGGTCTCCACTCCTTGGTCACAAAGTGCGCAATTTGAATTATCTTCGAGGCCTCGTTTGTGCCTCGTTGCTGCAGTCCACAACCTGTTTTTGATTGCTAGCCACATGAAGAACTTGATTTTCAATGGTGCCCAAGTCTTCCGGATCGCATTGGCTGCAGGGAAAGTCGTGGCTCCGAGGAATAGGAATCTATAAGCTGATTTGGCCAAGTAAGTGCCTGTTGCTTCCCATTTCTATGACAAAGTGTCCTCAACCCCCGGCTGAAGGACGACTGAATTGACCGAGTGCCATAACTGAATATACTGAAACAAAGCTTCTACTATTGGCTGTCCGACAACATCAGACACCCAACGTTTGTCCATCAGAGCTTCAGCAACCGTTCGCGATTTGGCAATCCTCGGCCTTACCAATCTACAGAGATCAGGTGCGATGTCGCATGGGAAAGCATCTCCATTCCATCTATCTTTCCAGAACAGCGCTAGGTTGCCATCTCCTAGTCGCACAGTGATCGACGCCTGGAACATCTGACGGAGGAGCGGATCGTCTGCAAACTGAACTTGCAGATATTTCCATGGTCGGTTGGCGTCAGTGCGTTGCAGCCAAAGCCATCTCAGCCGCAGTGCATAGGAGGCCAACTTGAGATCCTGGATCCCCAATCCTCCAAACCTTGTCGGCCTGCAAGTCCCTGTCCATGCCACCATGCAGTGTCCTCCTTGGCAAGTTTGCTTCCCCGCCCACAAGAAACCCCGGCGGCGTTTGTCTATTTCATGAATAACCCAGTCCGGCAGCTTCAAGGGGATGATGGTGTGAATTGGAATTGAACTCATGACACTTTTAACAGTGGTGAGCCTACCTGCCTTGTTCATAAGAGGAGCTCTCCAGGCCGGCATGCTGCGCAAGATTTTATCCACCAGAGGTTGGAAATGCACCTTTCGCAACCGGCCTGTTGACAGTGGCAAACCGAGATACTGAATTGGGAAGTCTGATAGACGAGCCGGCAATGATTCTGCCAATCTGCAGTTTAGAGCATGCAATCGGAGCAATGAGGCTTTTATGCAGATTTGCGTGTAAGCCGGAGGCGTTGGCAAAGAAAAGCAGCAGCTCCCTGATTGCCACCACATCTCCCACTTTCGGTGCAAGGAACAACATGACATCGTCGGCATACACTGAACATTGGTGGTGTATGGCCGGGCTTGCAGGCAGCGACAGAATGCCTTCCTAGGCTGCCTTCCTAATATGACGGTGCAGCACCTTCATCATCAAGATGAAAAGCATTGGAGACAATGGATCCCCTTGCCTCACCCCTCTTGCATTGTGAATTGTCCTCCCAGGTTCCCCATTCAGAAGGATTCTAGTGGAAGTAGATGAGGTTAGAGAAGCAATCCAGTCTCGACATCGTCTGCCAAACCCCATGGCTTCCAGAACCCGTAGCATAAAGACCCAGTCCACGGTGTCAAAAGCTTTGGAGATGTCAAGCTTCAACAGCAGCGATGGTTTTTTCTTTCTGTAGAGCAACTTGGCAGCCTGCTCGACGTGCTTAAAGTTATCATGGATTGATCGCCCCTTGATGAAAGTTACCCTGTGCGTGATTGTTTTCTTTAGGTGAAACCATGTGTCATCACGAGCACTCAGAAAAAGAGGAGACAACGATATATAGAAAAAGGAAAGCAGAGGCCATGATTGGATATCCAAATCAAGGTGGTGATACGCACTATCTACGTCAAATCAAGAGCCAATGAACCGAATGAAATGAGAAGCAAAAGCATATTTGGCTCTCGTCGAGACCATCTAGAATAGTAGTGTGTGAAACAGACACAGGAATTTCAGAGGTTGTGTAGGTGTAAAATTCGTCCCGGTCCAAGAATATCTCTGACATGCTGCCAAAtgtaaaaggaaaaggagaaattGTGAATATTTTCTTTACATGTACAGTAAGAGTCCTACATACACTAGCAAAACTCGAATTCAAAAAATGAACAGTTATGAGAGGAATGGTGATATCTTGCTAGGAGCCACCGATCATGCTATAGTATGCTACTATACCCAGCATTGCTGGTATATCAAGGCATATTTGGCCAGAGATTCATAGTGCCAACCATATACGCTAGCGACAGAAAGGTGGACGGAATGGTTTTCAATCTCATAAATGGCTGTCATACAAACACGGTTAAATAGGGAACATGTGCACAACCAAAGAGTTTGAGAATGCAACTTTTGCATCTGAGTTAGACACAAGCATATGCTATCCCAAGGTGCCAAGCAGGTGCATCCCAATCTCCCAGTCTTTATTCATCAAACACGGATATGGGAATGCAGCTTATATAATAAGTAGCATCATCCCTTTCAATCAATATTTTGTAGCCATAGAAATAAATTACCAAAGATTCTATGTCCCTCTGAAATTTTACTTGGGGTGATTGTTGATCAAATTGAATGAGGGTTGTTCAGGTGGGACATGTTTCAGACCACGTATGTGGCTATGCACTGCACCAAACCTTACACATTCGTCTTCAAATGGAAGAAACAACAAGTACGTGAGTTCTGCAATATATAACTGGACAGAAACAAGCAACCTCTAGTGTCCATCGTCTATAGAAAATTATGGTTGATGTAAACTAGAAATCTGTAAAGACCATGAACCTTGTTGAGTGCATTCTGTTTTTTGGACTGGTAGGCATTAGGAAAACCTTCAAAACTTTCACCACAAGGATAGTTCCATGTGTACCATGGATAGTGTAGGTAGTCGGTAGCCTCCCAACATCCTATCCATCATAGCGGAGTGTCGGATGTGGATATGGTGCAACATAGGGGTCCAAAACCACAGCAAATACGAGTTTCGAACATGTTTGTTTCCACTTCGAGCTTTCCTGGGTAAAGGAAGAGGGTTAAGCAGTGGAAACTGAGAATCTACTTGATCAAATGGGATTGGAACTGGGGTTGGTGCAACCGAAGAAAGATGCTTCGCACAAGCCATGTCAGCGCTCACCGTCACATTTCGCAAATCTTCATAGGCACTGCTTgcacaagattttttttttcttcaatactACAGCATAACTGATTTCTTTAGGTGGAAGACATCACGAGCACTAAGAAAAGAGAGAACGatatcaaaaaagaaaagcagaGGCCATGAGTGGAGCATCCAAATCAAGGTGGTGGTATGCACTAATCTAGTCAAATCAAGAATCAATCAAGCAACTGGAGTTGGTAAGATTGTAATTGCACTGACCTAATCAAATGAGAAGCAATCATATTTGACTCTTATCGAGACCTTCTACAATAGTGGAGTGAGAAACCACCACTGAAATTTCAGAAGGTCATGTAGTTGTACAATCCGTCCTGGTCTAAAAATATCTGAATAAACTGGGAGGTCTTTTCATTGAACTCCGTCCTATTTTTCCAGAAATTTCTGAAGACCCAAGGCTGCAGCGTTTGTTGAAAACGGTAGGGAATacacaaaaaaaattgattcGCCATCTTCTTTTGCACTTCATGAGATACAACACGAAAGCATTACATCAGACATCTTGATTCATGTATGATCATAGAACCTGATCCTAAATCAGCATGCGGAAACATGCAGGCATAAAAAAATCTGGTACCTTGCCAAATGCGAAGAtgaaattttaatattttttgttctatGTATAGCAATAATAAAAGAATACATAGCTAGCTAACTCAGATGTAACAAATGATCAATAACAAGGTATGGTAGTCTTTTTGCCGGGAGACACCAATCGCCACAGCAGTACTACTATTCCCAATTCGGAATCACAGGAGGAACACACAATCGAATGCATATTAAGGCATGTTTGGCCACAAATCCATAATGTTAAAACCATATATGGTAGCAACGATAGAAAGGTGGACAAAATGGTTTTCAGTCTCATAAATGGCTGTCATACAAACACGGTTAAATAGGGAACAGGTGCCATAACCAAAGAGTTTCAGAATGCAACTTTTGCATCTGAGCTAGACACAAGCATATGCTATCCCAAGGTGCCAAGCAGGTGCTTCCCAATCTCCCATAGTCTTTATTCCTGAAACACAGAACAAAAAATCAGAACAGTGAAAACAGCATGTATCTTCAGAGAAATTAGCAGCTCACAATGCTTACCCCTAGTCCCTATGTACATAGTCCTATTGCAGGGCTTTGAATTCCTCAATAGATATCGCCAGCCATGGGCATGTCATCAAAGCTCCAGAGATCCATGTTGCTCACAACATCCTGAGATCCATCAACATTCAGAAGGCTATCAATTGATTCACTCGCACCATCATCCAGAAGAAACCTCATGTAGGGTTCTAAATCTGTCAGCCCCTCAGTGAGATCAACAGGATTGGTCTCCATAACAGAAGGCACCAGTGAGCTGTTTGAATTGCTGTTGACGAATGCACACTCATCACCTTCAGCTATAGTGTTAATGGGAGCAATGGATGATATGTCTGAAGTCTTGGTATCATTTTCCCAGCTCAAGTCTGAGCAGCCAAAGGAGTTACTTCCCTGGTCAGAGTGCAGATTCATAATAGGGTCCTCAATAGGACTAGCAGAGTTCATTGCTGGAGGGAATGGCATATTCTCATGCTGAACAAATGGCTTGCTCAAGGTGTAGTCAGCAGGTGGGTAGAAGTATGCATTTGTGTTGGCAAGGCTGTTCACTGCTGGTTTGACAGCAGGCTTCTGTTCCACACTTGACTTGGGTGCTTTAGCAGCAGGTGGGCCAGATCGGCGCTTCTGAGCAACTGTCGGTGCATCAGGAAAGTTAACCTTGGCCTTCTTGCCACGGATCCTGCGTGCTTCAGCATCATAGGCTCTTGCAGCTTCCTCAGGACTATTGAAAGTACCAAGCCAGACACGAACACCCTTCTGAGGATCTCTGATCTCAGCAGCCCACTTACCCCAAGGGCGCTGGCGGATGCCCCTGTATTGattctttctcttccttttggCTGACCTTGCTGCAGGGCCATCATAACCAGCAGTAGTCATGATGCTTAAGCCATCTGCAAAGGGGAACACGGCTTATCTAAGTAACATCATCTCTTCGGTCAAATATATATTGATTtgtacatcaaagatcacaacCAAAAATCGCATTCATCATGTGCATAACGCCTTCATATTTGCAGAAGGCACAGCTCAAGTCACAATAAATAGGAAAGGCAAGGAATATTAATAACAACCCTGGTGACATCACTATACATTCATATCTAAAACTCCCAGTCTTCCACTGTAGAGAATGCAGCAAATAAGATATTTCATTGTCACATCAAAAGGATAGATGCAAAATCTACATTCAGGTTTATGCCGCATCAACAAAAACAAACTCATTTCCAGGCAAGAGATTAGAAATATGACTACCTAAAGTCACAACAAAAAATCGCAATTTGACTCTCCATTACCTAATAGTTACAATATTGGTAGTCAATCAAAGACAGTGGCCCCAAAATTGCTGGAACAATCTTGAAGGGAATAAAATCATACACAGAGCCATGTGAAAAAGCAGATGCATGTGAATATATACTTCTATGCTCAACACCTAAATCCTGTAGGCTAAAAGAGGTGAGCAAAGTCCAGAAAAAACCCTCACGCAAATCAATAGTTATACCAGTGAAACCAGAAGCACAAAACTATGTCAGGCAACAAAGAGAGAACTCATATCTAATgcaatcaaagacagtgacccCAAACATTGCCGGATCAATTTCACAAGGAATAAAATCATACACGGAGCCATGTGAAGTACTAGATGCATGCGAAAATATGCTTCTATGCCTAACACCTAAATCCTGTAGACGAAGAGGTGAACAAAGTCCGAAAAAACCATGACGCAAGTCAACAGCTATACCGGTTAACCAGGAGCTTGAAACTATGGCACGCAACAAATGGAAAACTCTATCTAATGCAATCATCGATGAACGTCACCATTCAAGCCCACAAATGGAAGAAACCCCAGATCTAACAGTAAAAAAAACCGATTTTGTCCTCACTGGAATCCCAGGTGATAGAACCCCCAGACAACGTACGCTGCTACACGCTTCAGAATCCTAGCACGTACAAGGATGAAATCCCTCAGCTTCATCCCAAATCGGACCATTCCAGCACACTCAATCAGCTCCATAATCACCAACCCCCTAAAATCCAACCTCTGAACACCAAACCCCCCAATTTCTTCCTCCCCAATCCAACCACCAAATCGCCAGTCAGACCCGCAACCTACTGCCTGAAATTCCTCAATCCACCCCTAGATTCCAATTGTCTACATCAATCAAGCACAAAAGGCACACATAAGAACAGAAACTAGGGTGCCCCAAGCTATGCCGATACCTttggaggtggcggcgaaggGCTTGATCTCGACAACGTCGTCGTCCTTCCCCTCCCCGAGCTCCAAATCCGACTCCTCGGATTCGCCCTGGAAGTCCTCGAAGTCGGCCTCGaagtcctcatcctcctccgccaGGAACCagcggctcccgccgccgccgccgcccctcttggGCTTCTTCTCCTGCCAGAGGTCCCGCTCCGTGAGCCGGCGCGGGCCCGGCTGCTTGGTGAGGTTGGCGAGGATCGCACCGCCGCACATGGCTCAGTCGTCGtcgggagctccgccgccgcgcgccggaaCGAGCACAGTGAAAAAAAAATCGCGAGTCGCGAGAGCGAAATGGTAAACGAGTTTTACCTGGGCGAAATGTTGGAGAGCACGGACTGGGTGGgccctatatatatatattggcTGGCCGCCGCTCGGAGCAGTGTGCAGGTGCTGGGACGCGCGGTGGGGTCCCCACGTCAGCCGAACGGGCGGAAACGTGAAGCGGAAGCGACGGGGTAGAAAGAGAAACGGAGAAGGTGTAGTAGATGGTGCTAGTAGGCTGTAGAGGCCAAATTTGCACGTGTCGCCCCTTTGTGAATATATAATTTTATGAACATATCCCTCAAACAGTAAGGCAAGAATGCAAGATTCCGAGGTTTAGAGGGCATGTTTCGTTCTCGTACGAAGATCATCACGCTAAAAACTCAGCACGCCATCCTCACTTTAACAATTATTTTGCTTTTCAAATTGTATCTTCAACGTGCCGCATTCGTGTAGGCATCTTCATAACACATATGAAGATCATCACATCGAAAACTCGGTGCGCCGTCCTCACTTTGGCAATTATTTAGCTTGTCGGATTGTATCCTCAGCATGCCGCATTCGTATAGGCATCTTCATAGCGTAAAGCGTTGGATGTTTTCCACCAAAAACTTAACGCATAGTACTTCATGTtgctagggggtgtttggatacaaggtactaaactttaggagggatcatatcggatgttcggacgctaattaggaggactaaacatgagctaattataaaactaactgcagaacccctatactaattcgcgagacgaatctattaagcctaattaatccatcattagcaaatggttactgtagcaccacattgtcaaatcatggactaattagacttaatagattcgtctcgcaaattagactccatatgtgtaattagttttgtaattagattatatttaatacttctaatcagtatctaaacatccgatgtgacatgtcatAAACTTTATGACCTGGCGTCCCAACACTTGCGGTGGTACCAAAACCGCGGCGAGGCAAggggcctgttcgctttagcttattcagccggcttatcagccaccaaacagtgtttttctctcacaataaattaGCCGTTTcgacttttcagccggcttataagctgaagcgaacatgtcCAAGGTACTAGGTGAAACGTTAAGTGGGGCACGGCACGCGGTGAGGTCCCCACATCAGCCAGTGGAAGCGTGTCAGTGAAAGTGAACAGGGTAGAAACAAAAAAGGTACGGATGGTGCTAGTGAACAGCAGGGCCTGAAATCTATATGCTTCTCCACTTCTGCAGACGTATAATTTTACGAATATTGCTCTTAAGCAATATGCAAGATCCCGATATTAGAGCCAAAAAGCTAAGTGTGCTGTACTTAATTTTGATCATTATTTTTAGTTTTCTAACTGTACCTTCAGCATGCCGCATTCGTATAGACATCTTCATAGCGTTGGCGTTCGATTTTCTCGCCAAAAACTTAACACATATTTCATCAACTGAACTTGCGACGGCAACGAAACTGCGGCGGGCAAGGTC
Proteins encoded in this window:
- the LOC117840580 gene encoding ethylene-responsive transcription factor 1; this encodes MCGGAILANLTKQPGPRRLTERDLWQEKKPKRGGGGGGSRWFLAEEDEDFEADFEDFQGESEESDLELGEGKDDDVVEIKPFAATSKDGLSIMTTAGYDGPAARSAKRKRKNQYRGIRQRPWGKWAAEIRDPQKGVRVWLGTFNSPEEAARAYDAEARRIRGKKAKVNFPDAPTVAQKRRSGPPAAKAPKSSVEQKPAVKPAVNSLANTNAYFYPPADYTLSKPFVQHENMPFPPAMNSASPIEDPIMNLHSDQGSNSFGCSDLSWENDTKTSDISSIAPINTIAEGDECAFVNSNSNSSLVPSVMETNPVDLTEGLTDLEPYMRFLLDDGASESIDSLLNVDGSQDVVSNMDLWSFDDMPMAGDIY